In Solimonas sp. K1W22B-7, the DNA window CGGGAGAGGGGATTCAATACCCCTTACCGCGCCGCCACCACCCCCACCTCATTCCAGCCCCCACTCAGCGCCTTGTACATCTGCACAGTAGAAGTGTTCACCGCCGTCTCCGCCCGAGCCACCCCATCCTCCGCCGCCAGCAGCGTCCGCTCCGCATCCAGCAGCACCAGGAAGTCCGTGGACCCCGCCCGATACTGGATCCGCGCCAGCTCCGCCGCCCGCCGCGCCGCGCCGGCCTGCGCCAGCGTGTGCTCCAGCCGCTGGCGCGATCGGCTCACGCCGACGAAGGCGTTCTCCACCTCTTCCAGCGCCACCAGCACCGCCTGCTCATACGCCGCCGCCGCTGCCCGCGTATTGGCATCCGCCGCATCCACGCGCGCCGCGATGCTGCCCATGTCGAACGCCGCCCACGACACCTGCGGCGTCACCGTCCAGGCGCGATGGGCCGCCTCGCCCAGGTCGCCGAAGCTGCCGGTGACGATGCCGGCAAAGCCCGTCACCGACAGCCGCGGAAAGTAGTCCGCCTTCGCCAGCCCGATCCGCGCCGTCGCCGCGTGCAGCTGCGCCGCCGCCCGTGCGATGTCCGGCCGGCGGCGCAACAGATCCTCCGCGCCCCCCACCGGCAACGCCCGCGCAATGGCCGGCGCATCCGCCACGGCCGGCGGCGTCCAGGCGCCGGGGCGCTGGCCCAGCAGCACGGCGAGGCGGTGCTCGCTGCGCTTCTGCGCCAGTTCCAGGTCGGCGATGGTGGCCTCGGTCACCTCCAGGCGGGCGCGGGCGCTCACCACTTCCAGCTCGGTGCCGCGGCCCAGGCGCAGGCGCACGTCGGTCAGGCGCAGCGTTTCGGCCTGCGTGTCGCGGTTGCGCCGCGCCACGTCGATCTGCTCGCCGGCGCCGCGCCACTCGAAGTAATGCCGCGCCACCTCGGCGGCCACCAGCACCTGCGCCTCGCGCAGGCCGGCCTCCGCGCCTTCCGCCTCCGCACGCGCCGCTTCCACGCCGCGGCGCACGCGGCCGAACAGGTCCAGCTCCCAGGCGGCGTCAAAGCCCACGCGGGCGTTCTCCACCTCCGTGCGCGGGCCGGTGTAGCCGGGGCTGCTGGCCGTCACCAGCGGCTCGCGGCCGAAGGTGCCCGCGGCGTTGGCGGTGACCACCGGGAACTGGTCCAGGCGCTGGTCGCGGAACAGCGCCCGCGCCTGCGACACCCGCGCCACGGCGATGCCGATGTCGTGGTTCGCCGCCAGGGCCTGCTCCACCAGCGTTGCCAACTGCTCGTCGCCGAACAGCTTCCACCAGCGCGCCTCGTAGGCGTCCGCCACCACCACGCCTGCATCGGCGTTGGCGAAGGCGGCGGGCTTGGTATCCGGCGCCCGGTAGTCCGGGCCCACCGCGCAGCCCACCAAGGCGATCGCCGCAAGCATCGGCAGGAGAAGTTTCATCCAGGACTCCGGTCCGCGTTCATCCGCGTCATCCGCGGCAAGATTTCCGTTCAGGCTCATGGCAGCACTCCATGGTCCAGCCGCGGCGTCAGCGCCGGTGGCGGGGGCAGGGCAATGGGCCGGTCGCGGCGCGCATGCACGAAGCGCCGCACCAGCCAGTAGAAGACCGGCGTCATCGCCAGGCCAAAGGCCGTCACGCCGATCATCCCGGCGAACACCGCCACGCCCATCGCGTGGCGCATCTCGGCACCGGCTCCGCTCGAGTACACCAGCGGCACCACGCCCATGATGAAGGCCAGCGAGGTCATCAGGATCGGGCGCAGGCGCAGGCGGCAGGCCTCCAGGATCGCGTCCATCAGCGGCAGGCCGCGCTCCTCGCCCTCCTTGGCAAACTCCACGATCAGGATCGCGTTCTTGCAGGCCAGGCCCACCAGCACGATCAGGCCGATCTGCGTGAACACGTTGTTGTCGCCGCCCGACAGCCATACGCCGGTGATGGCGCTGAACAGGCACATCGGCAGGATCAGGATCACCACCAGCGGCAGGCTCCAGCTCTCGTACTGCGCCGCCAGTACCAGGAAGGCCAGCAGCACGCACAGCGGGAAGATCAGCAGCGCCGTGTTGCCCGCCACCAGCTGCTGGTAGGCCAGCTCGGTCCACTCGTAGGCCATGCCGTTGGGCAGCTCCGCCTTCACGATCTCCTCGATCAGCTTCTGCGCCTGCCCGCTGGAATAGCCCGGCGCCGGGCCGCCGTTGATCTCGGCGGTGACGTAGCCGTTGTAGTGCATCACCCGGTCCGGCCCCGCCGTCTGGCGCAGCCTGATGAACGTGGACAGCGGCACCATCTCGCCCTGCGCGTTGCGGATCTTCAGCTTCACCACGTCTTCCGGCTGGAGGCGGAAGGCCATGTCGGCCTGCGCGTTCACCTGGTAGGTGCGGCCAAAGCGGTTGAAGTCGTTCACGTACAGCGAGCCGAGGTAGATCTGCAGCGTCTCGTTGATCGACTGCAGGCTCACGCCCTGCGCCTGCGCCTTGTCGCGGTCGATGTCCGCAAACAGTTGCGGCACGTTGATCTGGTAGCTGCTGAACAGATTGGACAGCGCCGGCTCCTGCCGCGCCCGCTCCAGGATCTTGTTGGTCACCGTGGCCAGCTCCGCAAAGCCCAGGCCGCTGCGGTCCTCCAGCTGGATCTTGAAGCCGCCGATGGTGCCCAGGCCCGGCACCGGCGGCGGCGGGAACACCGCGATGAACGCCTCCGGAATCTTTCCGAACTGCGCGCCCAGCTGCTCCGCAATCGCATTGCCCGACAGCTCCGGCGTCCTGCGCTCGCTGAAATCATCCAGCGTGGCGAAGACGATGCCGGCATTGGGCGCATTGGTGAAGCCGTTGATCGACAGGCCCGGGAAGGCCACCGCCGACTGGACGCCCGGCTGCTTCAGGATGATCTCGCTCATCTGGCGCATCACCTCCTCGCTGCGGTCCAGCGTCGCCGCCTCCGGCAGGTTGGCAAAGGCCACCAGGTACTGCTTGTCCTGCGAGGGCACAAAGCCCTCCGGCACCACCTTGAAGCCCAGCGCCGTCAGGCCCAGCAGGCCCGCATACACCGCCAGCACGATCGCCGAGCCGCGCGTCAGCCGGCGCACGCTGCCCACGTAGCGCTCGGAGGCCGCGCCAAAGAAGCGGTTGAACGGCCGGAACAGCCAGCCCAGGCCCACGTCGATGCCGCGCTGCAGCCGGTCAGGCTTGGCGCCATGCTCCTTCAGCAGCACGGCCGACAGTGCCGGCGACAGCGTCAGCGAGTTGAAGGCCGAGATCAGCGTGCTGATCACCACCGTCAGCGCAAACTGCTTGTAGAACTGCCCCGTCAGGCCGCTGATGAAAGCTGTGGGCACGAATACCGCACTCAGCACCAGCGCCGTGGAGATGATCGGCCCCGTCACCTCGCGCATCGCCTGGCGCGTGGCCTCCAGCGGCTTCTTGCCCTGGGCGATGTTGCGCTCCACGTTTTCCACCACCACGATCGCGTCGTCCACCACGATGCCGATCGCCAGCACGAAGCCGAACAGCGTCAGCGTGTTGAGTGAAAAGCCGATGGCATGCATCACCGCGAACGTGCCCACCAGCGACACTGGCACCGCCGCCAGCGGGATCAGGCTGGCGCGCCAGTTCTGCAGGAACAGGATCACCACCAGCACCACCAGCAGCATCGCCTCGAACAGCGTGTGCACCACCGCCTTGATCGAGCCGCGCACGAACACCGTGGGGTCGTAGACGATGTTGTAGTCCAGGCCCTGGGGGAAGTCCGCCTTCAGGCGCTCCATGGTGGCGCGCACGGCGTCGGAGATCTGGATGGCGTTGGACCCCGGCCGCTGGAAGATCGGGATGGCCACCGCCGGCTTGTTGTCCAGCAGCGAGCGCAGCGCATAGTTGGCCGAGCCCAGCTCCACCCGCGCCACGTCGCGCAGGCGCGTCACCGCGCCATCGTCACGCGCCCGCACGATGATGTTGCTGAACTCTTCCTCCGTCACCAGGCGGCCGGCCGAGTCGATGCTCAGCTGGAACTCCGCCGCATTGGGCGCCGGCGGCGCGCCCAGCGTGCCCGCTGCCACTTGCTGGTTCTGCTGGCGGATCGCGCTCACGATCTCGCTGGCCGTGAGCCCGCGGCTGGCCACCTTCTCCGGGTCCAGCCAGACGCGCATGGAATAGGCGCCCGCACCGAAGATCTGCACGTCGCCCACGCCGTTGAGGCGCGCCAGCTCGTCCTTCACGCGCAGGCGGCCGTAGTTGGCGATGTAGAGCGGGTCGTAGCGGTTGTCCGGCGAGAGCAGGTGCACCACCATGGTCAGGTCCGGGCTGGCCTTGTTGGTGGTCACACCCAGGCGCTGCACCTCCGGCGGCAGCTGCGGCAGCGCCTGCGACACCCGGTTCTGCACCAGCACCTGCGCCTTGTCCACGTCGGTGCCCAGCGCAAAGGTCACGGTGAGGCTGATCGCGCCATCGGCCGTGGACTGGCTGAACATGTACTGCATGCCCTCCACGCCGTTGATGCTCTGCTCCAGCGGGCTGGCCACCGTCTCCGCGATCACCTTCGGGTTGGCGCCCGGGTAGCTCGCGCGCACCACCACCGTCGGCGGCGTCACCTCCGGGTATTCACTGATGGGCAGCCGCCCCAGCGAGATCGCACCCGCGATCAGGATCAGTGCCGACAACACCGCCGCGAAGATCGGCCGGCTGATGAAGAATTGCGCGAAGTTCACGGCACGGCCCCGAATTCATTCGCCGTAGCGTCAAAGGGCTTCTCTCCACGAGACGAGGCCGCGCGAGGAACGGTCCCGATGGATGCCGTCCAGGCCACCTGCAACGGAACCACATCCGCCTGCGCCTCGACAGCGGCCTGTCTCACGCCCTTGCGAACCGGCGTCGTCGAAGCCGGCGCCGGCCCCGCGGAATCCGTCCGCACCGTGCCCGTCGAAGTGGGGGCAGATTCCGCCACCGGCGCCACCGCATCACCCCGCGTCAGCTTCCGGCTGGCCTCACCCTCACCCCCCATCGCCACCCGCGTCGGCGCCACCGCCGCGCCCGGCTTCACATGCTGCAGCCCATTCACCACGATCACATCGCCCGCCTTCAGCCCCGCCGTCACCACCCGCAGGCCATCCAGCCGCGCGCCCAGCGTCACGCCGCGGTACTCCGCCACGTTGGCATTGCTCACCACCAGCACGTACTTCTTGTCCAGGTCCGTGCCGATGGCCTTGTCATCCACCAGCGCCGCATCAAACTCCTTGCCCGCCACCAGCCGCACCCGCGCAAACAATCCCGGCGTAAAGGCACCAGCAGCGTTGTCCAGCGTCGCCCGCAGGCGGATCACGCCCTCGCGCGAAACGTTGTCCACAAAGTCCAGCTTCGCCTCGTGCGGCGTGCCCTCATCGTTCATGCGGCCCACGTAGACGCGTGCCTGCCCGGCGCGGTCCAGCGCGCTGAGGTAGGTGGACTCGTCCACGTCAAAGGCTACGTACACCGGGTCTACGCTCACCAGCGTCGTCAGCACCTTGCTGCTGTCCACCAGGTTGCCCTCCGTGATCAGCGCGCGCGACACGCGGCCGTCGATCGGCGCCGTGATGCGCGTGTAGGAGAGGTCCAGCTCCGCCGCCTTCAGCGCCGCGCGCACCGAGCCCACGCCGGCCTGCGCCGCCGCCGCGCCCGCCGCCAGCTGGTCATGCTCCTCCTGCGAGATCGCGTTTTCCGCCAGCAGCGCCACCGCGCGCTCGCGCCGCGAGCCCGCCAGGCGCTGGTCCGCCTCCACGCGCTGCAGGTCGGCCCGCAGGCGCTCCACCTGGGCTGCGAACGGCGCCGGGTCGATCTGGAACAGCAGCTGGCCCTTCTTCACCAGCGCGCCCTCCGAGAAGCCCACCTGCTGGATGTAGCCCGCCACGCGCGGCCGCAGGTCCACGCGCTGCTGCGCCTCGATCTCGCCGGTGTAGTCGCGCCAGTCCGCGATGGACCGCACCGGCACCTCCGCCACCTGCACGGGCGTGGCCGGGGCCGCGGTTTCTTCCTGGGCCACCGACGTGCTGCAGGCGTTGAGCAGCACAGAGGCGGAGGCAAGGCCCAGCAGCAGGAAAGCGCGGCGGGCGAGGGGACGGGTTGTTGTAGTCATGACGGCTCCCAAATGGAACAGGGGGAGTGAGGCCGTTGTGCCGTCCATCTGTCGGGTTCGCCTTGACTCCGGGGGGAGGCGCCTCAACAATGATGTTACGAGACCGTTCGGTATCACCGTGAAGCAGATGGTAGTGACCGGTCAGTCTCATTTCAAGCTTTATGTGTCCGGAGCGGACCATGTCCACTGCAAGTGTTTCAAAGAAAAAGGAATCTGAGGCGCCCCCCGCGCCCCGCCTGAGCGCGCGCGACCGCATCTTCAACGCCGCCAAGGACCTTTTCTACCGGAACGGCATCCGCGCCGTGGGCGTGGAATCCATCGCCACCGAGGCCCAGACCACCAAGATGAGCCTCTACCGGTCCTTCACCTGCAAGGACGATCTGGTGGTGGAATACCTGCGCGAATCCGTGCGGGACTACTGGATCTGGTGGGACGAGATCGTCGCCAAGCACCCCGGCGACCCCCGCGCCGCCCTGCAAGCCATGTTCGACAGCCAGGCCAGCAAAGCCTGCACCTGCGACACCCGCGGCTGCGCCATCGGCAACGCCAGCGTCGAGCTGACCGAAGAAAACCACCCCGGTCGCGAAGTGGTCACCGAGTTCAACCGCCAGAAGCTCGAGCGCCTCACCGGCCTATGCGCCCAGGCCGGCTACCAGCAGCCGGACGCCCTGGCTCGCGGGCTGTTCCTGTTGATGGATGGCGCGTACATGAGCCTGCTGAGCCTGGGGGCGGATGGGCCGACGTCGGCGTTGCCTCTCACGGCCAAGACCCTGCTGGACGCGCATTCCCGCGCTTGAGCTTTTCACCCCTCTCCCCTTGCGGGAGAGGGGCGGGGGAGAGGGGGAGGCTAGAAGTGTTAACCCACCCCGTTCTCCCTGATCCTGGGCCCGCCAAGCCCCCGCCTTCCCGGAAAGCCCTAGCGCGAATACAATGTACACATTCGCGCACAACCGGAGCCCGTCATGTCCACCACGATGACCATCCGCCTGGAAGAAGACACCAAGTCCCGGCTGGACAAGCTCGCCGATGCAACCAACCGCAGCCGCTCGTTTCTCGCAGCGGAAGCGATCCGCGAGTACATCGACCTCAACGAGTGGCAGATCGGCGAGGTACAAAAAGCCTTGGGTGAAGCAGACCGCGGAGAATTCGCCAGCGACGCCGAGGTGAAGGACTTCTTCGCGAACTGGCAGCGCCGTGCGGGTTAGGTGGCTGCAGCGCGCACTGCGTAACTTGCAGGAAGAAGCCGAGTACATCGCTGCGGACAATCCACAAGCAGCAGTCGCGACCGTCATCCACATTCAACGGACCGTGGCCTTGCTGGCGGATAACCCAGGTCTGGGGCGCGCCGGCCGCGTCGCGGGTACCCGCGAACTGATCGTGCCTGACACGCCCTACATCGTGCCGTATCGGGTACGGGGGAAAGACATCGATATCCTGCGCGTATTCCACGCACGCCGGCGCTGGCCTTCTGCGCTCTGAATCCACATGGGCAAAGCTCCCGTCTGATCCTGAGCCTGTCGAAGGATCAGGGCGAACGACTTCCCCCAAAGCCTCCCCCAATTCGCCCCCACTGGATTTCCCCGTCCGCTAGATATACAGTAAAAATATATATCCACCCGGAGTTTCGTCATGCAGGTATCCAAGTGGGGCAACAGCCTGGCCGTGCGCCTGCCCGCCGCAGTGGTCGAGGCGCTGAAGCTGCAGGAAGGCGACGAGATCGAAATCCGCATCGCCTCCGAGCGCGAGTTCGAGGTCCGGCGCGACGGGCGCAAGCAGGCGGCGCTGGAGCGCCTGCGCAAGCTGCGCCGCCCTCTGCCCGACGGCTTCAGCTTCGACCGTGACGACGCCCAGTCACGCAAGTGAAACCCTTTCTGGACACCAACATCCTGCTCTACGCCGTGGCGCAGGACGACCCGCGGGCGGAGATCGCAGACGCGCTGCTCGCGGCAGGCGGGATCATCAGCGTGCAGGCACTGAACGAGTTCGCTTCCGTCGCGCGGCGCAAGCTGAAAATGAGTTGGGACGAAGTCCACACCGCCCTCGACGCATTCCAGTCCCTCTGCCCAGACCCTGTCCCGCTGACCCTGGAGACGCACGAGCAGGCGCTGCAGTTGGCCCAGAAGTACGGGCTGAATCTCTACGACGCCCTCATGGCCTCTGCCGCGATACTCGCCGGCTGCCCGCTGATGTATTCGGAAGACATGCAGGACGGGCTTGAACTCGAGCGCCGCCTCACCATCCGCAACCCGTTCGCCGCTGGCGCGAAGCCCCGCAGCTTGTAGCCCTTTTCCCTCTCTCCGCGCGGTCCGTGATCGCACTGGCCGACCACTCCAGTCTCAAGCGTTCCCCGGCTTTACCTTTTTCAGGGCTGCAGCACGGCGCTTGGCGAAACGGGCTTCTACCTCATCGTGCGGGACAACCGGACGCAGGTCTTCCAATGCCTCCTGCACCTTGGCTCGGAACCATGCGTCGTGCGCAGCAGAATCGATAGTGAAGTTGAAAGGCAGGGCACCTTCCCGTGCCACGCGCGTCAGCAGCATGCGGACCGCATCGGAGACGGTGAGTCCCAGGCTGCCGAGCACTTCGGTGGCGCGATCCTTCACGTCGGGATCGATGCGGGTCTGAACCAATGCAGTGGCGGCCATGGAGA includes these proteins:
- a CDS encoding type II toxin-antitoxin system RelB/DinJ family antitoxin produces the protein MAATALVQTRIDPDVKDRATEVLGSLGLTVSDAVRMLLTRVAREGALPFNFTIDSAAHDAWFRAKVQEALEDLRPVVPHDEVEARFAKRRAAALKKVKPGNA
- a CDS encoding type II toxin-antitoxin system RelE/ParE family toxin; its protein translation is MQEEAEYIAADNPQAAVATVIHIQRTVALLADNPGLGRAGRVAGTRELIVPDTPYIVPYRVRGKDIDILRVFHARRRWPSAL
- a CDS encoding CopG family ribbon-helix-helix protein, encoding MSTTMTIRLEEDTKSRLDKLADATNRSRSFLAAEAIREYIDLNEWQIGEVQKALGEADRGEFASDAEVKDFFANWQRRAG
- a CDS encoding TetR/AcrR family transcriptional regulator, coding for MSTASVSKKKESEAPPAPRLSARDRIFNAAKDLFYRNGIRAVGVESIATEAQTTKMSLYRSFTCKDDLVVEYLRESVRDYWIWWDEIVAKHPGDPRAALQAMFDSQASKACTCDTRGCAIGNASVELTEENHPGREVVTEFNRQKLERLTGLCAQAGYQQPDALARGLFLLMDGAYMSLLSLGADGPTSALPLTAKTLLDAHSRA
- a CDS encoding PIN domain-containing protein, with the protein product MKPFLDTNILLYAVAQDDPRAEIADALLAAGGIISVQALNEFASVARRKLKMSWDEVHTALDAFQSLCPDPVPLTLETHEQALQLAQKYGLNLYDALMASAAILAGCPLMYSEDMQDGLELERRLTIRNPFAAGAKPRSL
- a CDS encoding efflux transporter outer membrane subunit; amino-acid sequence: MKLLLPMLAAIALVGCAVGPDYRAPDTKPAAFANADAGVVVADAYEARWWKLFGDEQLATLVEQALAANHDIGIAVARVSQARALFRDQRLDQFPVVTANAAGTFGREPLVTASSPGYTGPRTEVENARVGFDAAWELDLFGRVRRGVEAARAEAEGAEAGLREAQVLVAAEVARHYFEWRGAGEQIDVARRNRDTQAETLRLTDVRLRLGRGTELEVVSARARLEVTEATIADLELAQKRSEHRLAVLLGQRPGAWTPPAVADAPAIARALPVGGAEDLLRRRPDIARAAAQLHAATARIGLAKADYFPRLSVTGFAGIVTGSFGDLGEAAHRAWTVTPQVSWAAFDMGSIAARVDAADANTRAAAAAYEQAVLVALEEVENAFVGVSRSRQRLEHTLAQAGAARRAAELARIQYRAGSTDFLVLLDAERTLLAAEDGVARAETAVNTSTVQMYKALSGGWNEVGVVAAR
- a CDS encoding AbrB/MazE/SpoVT family DNA-binding domain-containing protein, translating into MQVSKWGNSLAVRLPAAVVEALKLQEGDEIEIRIASEREFEVRRDGRKQAALERLRKLRRPLPDGFSFDRDDAQSRK
- a CDS encoding efflux RND transporter permease subunit, producing the protein MNFAQFFISRPIFAAVLSALILIAGAISLGRLPISEYPEVTPPTVVVRASYPGANPKVIAETVASPLEQSINGVEGMQYMFSQSTADGAISLTVTFALGTDVDKAQVLVQNRVSQALPQLPPEVQRLGVTTNKASPDLTMVVHLLSPDNRYDPLYIANYGRLRVKDELARLNGVGDVQIFGAGAYSMRVWLDPEKVASRGLTASEIVSAIRQQNQQVAAGTLGAPPAPNAAEFQLSIDSAGRLVTEEEFSNIIVRARDDGAVTRLRDVARVELGSANYALRSLLDNKPAVAIPIFQRPGSNAIQISDAVRATMERLKADFPQGLDYNIVYDPTVFVRGSIKAVVHTLFEAMLLVVLVVILFLQNWRASLIPLAAVPVSLVGTFAVMHAIGFSLNTLTLFGFVLAIGIVVDDAIVVVENVERNIAQGKKPLEATRQAMREVTGPIISTALVLSAVFVPTAFISGLTGQFYKQFALTVVISTLISAFNSLTLSPALSAVLLKEHGAKPDRLQRGIDVGLGWLFRPFNRFFGAASERYVGSVRRLTRGSAIVLAVYAGLLGLTALGFKVVPEGFVPSQDKQYLVAFANLPEAATLDRSEEVMRQMSEIILKQPGVQSAVAFPGLSINGFTNAPNAGIVFATLDDFSERRTPELSGNAIAEQLGAQFGKIPEAFIAVFPPPPVPGLGTIGGFKIQLEDRSGLGFAELATVTNKILERARQEPALSNLFSSYQINVPQLFADIDRDKAQAQGVSLQSINETLQIYLGSLYVNDFNRFGRTYQVNAQADMAFRLQPEDVVKLKIRNAQGEMVPLSTFIRLRQTAGPDRVMHYNGYVTAEINGGPAPGYSSGQAQKLIEEIVKAELPNGMAYEWTELAYQQLVAGNTALLIFPLCVLLAFLVLAAQYESWSLPLVVILILPMCLFSAITGVWLSGGDNNVFTQIGLIVLVGLACKNAILIVEFAKEGEERGLPLMDAILEACRLRLRPILMTSLAFIMGVVPLVYSSGAGAEMRHAMGVAVFAGMIGVTAFGLAMTPVFYWLVRRFVHARRDRPIALPPPPALTPRLDHGVLP